One region of Methanofastidiosum sp. genomic DNA includes:
- a CDS encoding PAS domain S-box protein — protein sequence MTKTRILLVDDDIKVLEATSRIIKSLDCDLEEASSGKECLDKIYDFKPDLVILDVVMPDIDGITLCKKIKSDPKLTGTFVVLVSGVKISPDQQAQGLESLADGYIQRPFVSREFIARIESLLRIQKTEKALRESESKFKTIFDNAKDAIYIHDLNGNFLEVNKTACKILGYSKEELLKMSPKQIDSPKYAKLVESKIIELINNGEAFFETEHIKKSGKIIPIELSSKVIQFQGQKSIISIARDISLRKELECELEKSQDLLLETGFIAKVGGWEIDVFTMKQNWTEEVYRIHEVDFDYEPDVEKSLSFYTPKSWPIIEKAVNEAIENGTPYDLKLEFISAKGNHKWVHARGKAHQINGKTVRVSGTFQDITKEMVNEIKLRDLNETLRVLNKILRHDILNDLTIVLTVCDLMKDADPKLKQKAAIALDKSVNLIERMRELEYTLTSGGEVKSYDLRKIIENVTKNYPEIKFYINGDCNVLADEAINSVIDNLLRNAVVHGKTERIDINIVPDYKTCTIELSDFGIGIPEEYMSKIFEEGESFGETRGTGLGLYIVKKVIERYCGEIKVEDNKPKGTKFIITLLKA from the coding sequence ATGACTAAGACTAGAATACTCTTAGTAGATGATGATATCAAAGTTCTTGAAGCTACATCAAGGATAATAAAATCCTTAGATTGTGATCTTGAAGAAGCTTCTAGCGGAAAAGAATGCCTTGATAAAATATATGACTTTAAGCCAGATTTAGTTATCTTAGATGTAGTTATGCCAGATATAGATGGAATTACACTATGCAAAAAAATTAAATCTGATCCGAAATTAACTGGAACTTTTGTAGTTTTAGTCTCGGGAGTTAAAATATCTCCAGATCAACAAGCACAAGGACTTGAATCACTAGCCGATGGTTATATACAGCGCCCTTTTGTTTCTAGGGAATTTATAGCAAGAATCGAATCCCTCTTAAGAATACAAAAGACAGAGAAAGCTTTACGAGAAAGTGAGTCAAAATTCAAAACTATTTTTGACAATGCAAAGGATGCAATTTATATCCATGACCTTAATGGAAATTTTCTTGAAGTTAACAAAACGGCTTGCAAAATATTGGGGTATTCAAAAGAAGAACTATTGAAGATGTCTCCAAAACAAATTGACTCTCCCAAATATGCTAAACTAGTTGAATCTAAGATTATTGAACTTATTAATAATGGCGAAGCTTTTTTTGAAACAGAACATATAAAAAAATCTGGTAAAATTATTCCAATTGAATTAAGTAGCAAAGTTATTCAATTTCAAGGGCAGAAGTCTATAATAAGCATAGCAAGAGACATTTCCCTAAGGAAGGAACTTGAATGTGAATTGGAAAAGAGTCAGGATCTATTACTGGAAACAGGTTTCATTGCAAAGGTTGGTGGTTGGGAGATTGACGTATTCACAATGAAACAAAATTGGACTGAAGAAGTATATAGAATACATGAAGTTGATTTTGATTATGAACCGGATGTAGAAAAAAGCTTAAGTTTTTACACTCCAAAATCTTGGCCAATAATAGAAAAAGCAGTAAACGAAGCAATAGAAAATGGAACTCCTTATGATTTAAAGTTGGAATTTATAAGTGCAAAAGGAAATCATAAATGGGTTCATGCCAGAGGTAAAGCCCATCAGATTAATGGAAAAACCGTTAGAGTATCTGGAACTTTCCAAGATATAACAAAAGAGATGGTCAATGAAATAAAATTAAGGGATTTGAACGAAACACTGAGAGTACTGAACAAAATATTAAGGCATGATATATTAAACGATTTAACTATTGTCCTAACGGTATGTGATTTAATGAAAGATGCCGACCCTAAATTGAAGCAGAAAGCTGCAATTGCTCTTGATAAAAGTGTTAATCTGATTGAAAGGATGAGAGAACTTGAATACACTCTAACTTCTGGCGGAGAAGTCAAGAGTTACGATTTAAGAAAAATAATAGAAAATGTTACTAAGAATTATCCTGAAATTAAATTTTATATTAATGGAGATTGTAATGTTTTGGCTGATGAAGCAATAAATTCTGTTATTGATAATCTTTTAAGAAATGCAGTAGTGCATGGTAAAACTGAGAGGATAGATATTAACATAGTGCCCGATTATAAAACCTGCACTATTGAGTTATCGGATTTTGGTATAGGAATCCCAGAAGAATATATGTCAAAAATATTTGAAGAAGGCGAAAGTTTTGGGGAAACTAGGGGTACTGGCCTAGGCCTTTATATTGTTAAAAAAGTTATTGAACGATACTGCGGAGAAATTAAAGTGGAAGATAATAAACCAAAAGGAACTAAATTTATTATAACTTTATTAAAAGCTTAA